A DNA window from Drosophila virilis strain 15010-1051.87 chromosome 4, Dvir_AGI_RSII-ME, whole genome shotgun sequence contains the following coding sequences:
- the Pvr gene encoding vascular endothelial growth factor receptor 1 isoform X8, whose product MRKLLYVLFGLIGISIFDRLEALPRPQNDFEDNDILYNCGGEMGVPLITPCKDSLKLDAGTSYTLQCEASEPIDWWHGHYGHKLSETFDNIGDPQRPYGIRLTLDEVSVENVGAYYCIKSSLGLDPNNWTEETLIELVNNNEASTIYVFVNDKSNLLAPLEPIIQARQYSEVIIPCKPAMPETEVLLTFNSDTFSSETAARYDPKRGFVIEIRSVTDGGEYYCEPKIPSPDNEEESTIIVVRFIEATDRLNKPIINSTSRGHVYEGQTFQLVCELSAPYGVSYDMHWVVPDKVDKFRYNYTEALFDERAKNTTHRVGRSKLTVTDARLTDKGAYKCVVSDSFRNMEYASYRMHVMQPNSSYLKVSEPSNHYTVHEHVNRTIQMTANFEGFPQPTFKWYKPNGIEVWDTEQNFQILATETSTTLKILNAQLEDSGSYVLKGTNGIDVKQLSFNVSVISGPVLSMGDVYVVAGQEAHLNCSVKSFPQAVVTFLFKPCSLKPRWPSCELASQNFSSETVQEEYQYKTNTRPGLLSVESIHEAIFTPDKPGIIICVAQNQIDNKLVTSQTRAHVLLGTIAENISISGMDPNRKIAKGDQESFTCAALAYHFDGNLEWYLDGELISEGPDVELETNSTEYSYTKTLKFHAIADKDRGTYECRARYINDPDKYDSREITVYVHDPKAPQWSYTNLNAKSKIERNLGDSLILECKSKAVPQAKVSWYKDDVELFETNRTHLVEDGTKLLIPHLYPKHDGIYRCVVANRLGSIENSVTVVIANIPGVSKLWIWVGAIFFGVLIALCAFLAVRYREERKNHLALKSAGLANFEEGDVAQINPALSLDEQAELLPYNREFEFPRDKLKLGKQLGAGAFGVVLKGEAEGIRSDEPVSTVAVKMVKRTADAEVVRALVSELKIMVHLGQHLNVVNLLGAVTKNIAKRELMVIVEYCRFGNIQNFLLRNRKCFINQINPINDRIDPSIMTQRISDNFDLHRDVGGGLKYVNVGFPNHPYINHVNNNYTHTHRRNSDNDPRSGTRAGRTVTGGSTYDRQLDTCATEATVMTTVPEDEHIMSNNSIQPAWRSNYKTDSTEAMTVTTIDLVSWAFQVARGMYYLSSKKVLHGDLAARNILLCEDNVVKICDFGLARSMYRGDNYKKSESGKLPIKWLALESLSDHVFSTYSDVWSFGIVLWEFFSLSKVPYPGIDPNQELFNKLNDGYRMEKPPYANQELYEIMLECWRKSPESRPLFHVLERRLANMLGEDVANHYLDLNDPYMRSNTEYMKNRPTDYLSLMGSPDEFAPAAPRYVNGHIVPDIRIEASPDDYLQMNAENNTAIFSPTRPKGDANQSTEFADLPAIETNETSFTFPDTRTVVGQHSPTLANNMDSSAHKPLRRKNGMPTVDAADQAPEEIPMLHRTSTSDGERSPEQARRFPQALKQQYVTPTPSPRHHIETTLNGSGENYVNVKPPRKNLVNKSAPGGNSSSSSTDAFSNPSYQPLTVVNEKQERRY is encoded by the exons ATGCGGAAACTCTTGTATGTGCTGTTCGGCCTTATCGGGATCTCAATATTCGACCGCTTGGAAGCAT TGCCACGTCCTCAAAATGACTTTGAGGATAACGATATACTCTACAATTGTGGCGGCGAAATGGGCGTGCCGCTTATAACGCCCTGCAAGGACTCTCTCAAGCTGGATGCGGGCACCTCGTACACGCTCCAGTGCGAGGCCAGTGAGCCCATCGATTGGTGGCATGGCCACTATGGACACAAGCTGAGCGAGACATTTGACAACATTGGGGATCCACAGCGTCCGTATGGCATTAGGCTGACGCTGGACGAGGTGAGCGTTGAAAATGTGGGTGCCTATTACTGCATCAAAAGCTCGCTGGGACTGGATCCGAACAACTGGACCGAGGAGACGCTGATCGAGCTGGTCAACAACAATGAAGCCAGCACCATCTATGTGTTTGTGAATGACAAAAGCAATTTGCTGGCGCCGCTGGAGCCCATCATCCAAGCACGACAATACTCCGAAGTgataataccctgtaaaccgGCCATGCCCGAGACGGAGGTGCTGCTGACATTTAACAGTGAT ACATTTTCCAGTGAGACAGCCGCTCGATATGATCCGAAACGCGGCTTTGTTATCGAAATACGCAGCGTTACCGATGGCGGTGAATATTACTGCGAGCCCAAAATACCCTCGCCGGATAATGAAGAGGAAAGCACGATCATAGTTGTGCGCTTTATTG AAGCGACCGATCGCCTCAACAAGCCCATCATCAACTCGACATCGCGTGGCCATGTCTACGAGGGACAAACATTCCAGCTAGTCTGCGAACTGTCCGCACCGTACGGCGTTTCCTACGACATGCACTGGGTTGTTCCGGACAAGGTGGACAAG TTTCGCTACAACTATACCGAGGCGCTGTTCGACGAGCGGGCCAAGAATACCACCCACCGGGTGGGTCGCAGCAAGCTGACCGTGACAGATGCCAGGTTGACCGACAAAGGAGCCTACAAGTGTGTCGTGAGTGACTCGTTTAGGAATATGGAGTACGCTTCCTACAGGATGCATGTTATGC AGCCCAACTCGAGCTATCTGAAGGTGTCAGAGCCCTCGAATCACTATACGGTGCACGAGCATGTCAACCGTACTATCCAGATGACGGCCAACTTTGAGGGCTTTCCGCAGCCGACATTCAAATGGTACAAGCCCAACGGCATTGAGGTGTGGGACACCGAACAGAACTTTCAGATACTTGCCACCGAGACCAGCACAACGTTGAAAATCCTGAATGCCCAGCTGGAGGACAGCGGCAGCTATGTGCTCAAGGGCACCAATGGCATTGATGTCAAGCAGCTGAGCTTCAATGTGAGCGTCATTTCGGGACCTGTTCTCAGCATGGGTGATGTCTATGTGGTGGCCGGCCAGGAAGCCCATCTCAATTGCAGTGTCAAGTCGTTTCCTCAGGCTGTCGTCACATTTCTCTTCAAGCCCTGTAGCCTCAAGCCGCGCTGGCCATCGTGTGAGCTTGCTTCGCAAAACTTTAGC TCGGAAACAGTTCAGGAAGAATATCAG TATAAGACCAACACGCGTCCCGGATTGTTAAGCGTAGAGTCAATACACGAGGCCATTTTTACGCCCGATAAGCCTGGAATTATTATTTGTGTGGCGCAAAATCAGATCGACAATAAACTGGTTACATCACAGACCAGGGCACACGTACTTTTGGGCACAATTGCCGAGAACATTAGCATATCCGGCATGGATCCAAATCGCAAGATAGCCAAAGGTGATCAAGAGAGCTTCACTTGCGCCGCCTTGGCATATCATTTCGATGGAAATCTGGAATGGTATCTCGACGGCGAACTAATCAGCGAGGGTCCAG ATGTTGAGCTAGAAACGAACAGCACGGAATACTCCTACACAAAGACCCTCAAGTTCCATGCCATTGCTGACAAGGATCGCGGCACCTACGAATGCCGTGCCCGGTACATCAATGACCCGGATAAGTACGATAGTCGCGAGATTACCGTCTATGTCCACGATCCAAAGGCACCACAATGGTCCTACACGAATCTCAATGCCAAATCGAAAATCGAACGCAACTTGGGTGACTCGCTGATACTGGAGTGCAAATCGAAGGCTGTGCCGCAGGCGAAGGTGAGCTGGTACAAGGACGATGTGGAGCTGTTCGAGACGAATCGCACACACCTTGTGGAGGACGGCACCAAGCTGTTGATACCCCATCTCTATCCCAAACACGATGGCATCTATCGCTGTGTGGTCGCCAATCGCCTAGGCAGCATCGAGAACTCCGTGACCGTGGTGATTGCCA ATATTCCGGGCGTGAGCAAGTTATGGATTTGGGTGGGCGCCATCTTTTTCGGCGTACTGATTGCACTCTGCGCCTTCCTGGCCGTACGCTATCGGGAGGAGCGCAAAAATCATTTGGCCTTAAAGTCCGCGGGACTGGCCAACTTTGAAGAGGGCGATGTGGCGCAAATAAATCCGGCGCTGTCATTGGACGAGCAAGCGGAACTGCTGCCCTACAATCGTGAATTCGAGTTTCCGCGCGACAAACTGAAGCTGGGCAAGCAGCTGGGCGCCGGCGCCTTTGGTGTGGTCCTCAAGGGCGAGGCCGAGGGCATACGCAGCGATGAGCCCGTCAGCACCGTGGCCGTTAAAATGGTTAAACGCACCGCCGACGCGGAAGTGGTGCGCGCCCTGGTCTCCGAGCTGAAAATAATGGTGCATCTGGGACAACATTTGAATGTTGTTAATCTATTGGGCGCTGTTACTAAGAATATAGCAAAGC GCGAATTGATGGTCATTGTGGAATATTGTCGCTTTGGCAATATACAGAACTTTTTGTTGCGCAATCGCAAATGTTTTATCAATCAGATAAATCCCATAAATGATCGCATTGATCCCAGCATCATGACGCAACGTATTTCGGACAACTTTGATTTGCATCG TGATGTTGGTGGTGGCTTGAAATATGTTAACGTCGGTTTCCCGAACCATCCATATATCAATCACGTAAACAACAACTATACGCACACTCATCGCAGAAACTCCGACAATGATCCACGGTCGGGCACCCGTGCCGGCCGCACCGTAACCGGCGGCAGCACCTACGATCGTCAGCTGGACACCTGCGCGACGGAGGCAACCGTGATGACCACAGTGCCAGAGG ATGAACATATCATGTCCAACAACTCGATACAACCCGCCTGGCGTTccaactacaagacagactcCACCGAGGCGATGACTGTGACCACCATCGACCTGGTCAGTTGGGCCTTTCAAGTGGCGCGCGGCATGTATTACCTATCCTCGAAGAAGGTACTACACGGCGATCTCGCAGCCCGTAACATACTGCTCTGCGAGGACAATGTTGTGAAGATCTGCGATTTTGGTCTGGCACGTTCCATGTACCGTGGTGATAACTACAAGAAGTCCG AGAGCGGCAAGCTGCCCATCAAATGGCTGGCGCTGGAATCCCTGAGCGATCATGTGTTCAGTACCTACAGCGATGTCTGGTCCTTTGGCATTGTGCTTTGGGAGTTCTTCTCGCTGTCCAAGGTGCCCTATCCGGGCATTGATCCCAATCAGGAGCTGTTCAACAAGCTAAACGACGGCTATCGCATGGAAAAGCCGCCATATGCCAATCAGGAACTCTACGAAATAATGCTCGAGTGCTGGAGGAAGag TCCCGAGAGCAGACCTTTGTTCCATGTGCTGGAGCGACGCCTTGCCAACATGTTGGGCGAGGATGTGGCCAAT CACTATCTGGATTTGAACGATCCGTATATGCGCTCGAATACGGAGTACATGAAGAATCGGCCCACGGACTATTTATCGCTAATGGGCTCGCCGGATGAGTTTGCACCAGCGGCGCCGCGCTATGTCAATGGGCACATAGTGCCCGATATAC GAATCGAAGCTTCACCCGATGATTACCTACAAATGAATGCCGAGAACAACACCGCCATATTTTCACCCACGCGTCCCAAGGGCGACGCGAATCAAAGCACAGAATTTGCCGATTTGCCAGCCATAGAAACAAACGAAACCTCTTTCACGTTCCCAGATACGCGAACCGTTGTGGGCCAACATTCGCCAACGCTGGCCAACAATATGGACAGCAGCGCACACAAGCCGTTGCGCCGAAAGAACGGCATGCCCACCGTGGATGCAGCGGATCAGGCACCCGAGGAGATACCCATGCTACATCGCACCTCCACATCGGATGGTGAACGCAGTCCCGAGCAGGCACGCCGCTTCCCTCAGGCGCTGAAGCAGCAATATGTTACGCCCACGCCCTCGCCACGTCATCACATCGAGACGACGCTAAACGGGAGCGGCGAGAACTATGTGAATGTGAAGCCGCCGCGTAAGAATCTTGTCAACAAATCTGCGCCcggtggcaacagcagcagcagcagcacagacGCCTTCTCCAATCCCAGCTACCAGCCGCTGACCGTTGTTAACGAGAAGCAAGAGCGTAGATATTAA
- the Pvr gene encoding vascular endothelial growth factor receptor 1 isoform X4 — protein MRKLLYVLFGLIGISIFDRLEALPRPQNDFEDNDILYNCGGEMGVPLITPCKDSLKLDAGTSYTLQCEASEPIDWWHGHYGHKLSETFDNIGDPQRPYGIRLTLDEVSVENVGAYYCIKSSLGLDPNNWTEETLIELVNNNEASTIYVFVNDKSNLLAPLEPIIQARQYSEVIIPCKPAMPETEVLLTFNSDTFSSETAARYDPKRGFVIEIRSVTDGGEYYCEPKIPSPDNEEESTIIVVRFIGNGHIDTFGLDDKTLVPSMMLTNITHDEIKVMVIAGESINVTNSVNDTVALIISGAGHVANAIDNVIDNDIDSDNYTDNVTTETLDPETDYSSSLSSSSSSSPSSSSSPRRPKRSPTKLAPMQPLPSRQPKGQATDRLNKPIINSTSRGHVYEGQTFQLVCELSAPYGVSYDMHWVVPDKVDKFRYNYTEALFDERAKNTTHRVGRSKLTVTDARLTDKGAYKCVVSDSFRNMEYASYRMHVMQPNSSYLKVSEPSNHYTVHEHVNRTIQMTANFEGFPQPTFKWYKPNGIEVWDTEQNFQILATETSTTLKILNAQLEDSGSYVLKGTNGIDVKQLSFNVSVISGPVLSMGDVYVVAGQEAHLNCSVKSFPQAVVTFLFKPCSLKPRWPSCELASQNFSSETVQEEYQYKTNTRPGLLSVESIHEAIFTPDKPGIIICVAQNQIDNKLVTSQTRAHVLLGTIAENISISGMDPNRKIAKGDQESFTCAALAYHFDGNLEWYLDGELISEGPDVELETNSTEYSYTKTLKFHAIADKDRGTYECRARYINDPDKYDSREITVYVHDPKAPQWSYTNLNAKSKIERNLGDSLILECKSKAVPQAKVSWYKDDVELFETNRTHLVEDGTKLLIPHLYPKHDGIYRCVVANRLGSIENSVTVVIANIPGVSKLWIWVGAIFFGVLIALCAFLAVRYREERKNHLALKSAGLANFEEGDVAQINPALSLDEQAELLPYNREFEFPRDKLKLGKQLGAGAFGVVLKGEAEGIRSDEPVSTVAVKMVKRTADAEVVRALVSELKIMVHLGQHLNVVNLLGAVTKNIAKRELMVIVEYCRFGNIQNFLLRNRKCFINQINPINDRIDPSIMTQRISDNFDLHRNSDNDPRSGTRAGRTVTGGSTYDRQLDTCATEATVMTTVPEDEHIMSNNSIQPAWRSNYKTDSTEAMTVTTIDLVSWAFQVARGMYYLSSKKVLHGDLAARNILLCEDNVVKICDFGLARSMYRGDNYKKSESGKLPIKWLALESLSDHVFSTYSDVWSFGIVLWEFFSLSKVPYPGIDPNQELFNKLNDGYRMEKPPYANQELYEIMLECWRKSPESRPLFHVLERRLANMLGEDVANHYLDLNDPYMRSNTEYMKNRPTDYLSLMGSPDEFAPAAPRYVNGHIVPDIRIEASPDDYLQMNAENNTAIFSPTRPKGDANQSTEFADLPAIETNETSFTFPDTRTVVGQHSPTLANNMDSSAHKPLRRKNGMPTVDAADQAPEEIPMLHRTSTSDGERSPEQARRFPQALKQQYVTPTPSPRHHIETTLNGSGENYVNVKPPRKNLVNKSAPGGNSSSSSTDAFSNPSYQPLTVVNEKQERRY, from the exons ATGCGGAAACTCTTGTATGTGCTGTTCGGCCTTATCGGGATCTCAATATTCGACCGCTTGGAAGCAT TGCCACGTCCTCAAAATGACTTTGAGGATAACGATATACTCTACAATTGTGGCGGCGAAATGGGCGTGCCGCTTATAACGCCCTGCAAGGACTCTCTCAAGCTGGATGCGGGCACCTCGTACACGCTCCAGTGCGAGGCCAGTGAGCCCATCGATTGGTGGCATGGCCACTATGGACACAAGCTGAGCGAGACATTTGACAACATTGGGGATCCACAGCGTCCGTATGGCATTAGGCTGACGCTGGACGAGGTGAGCGTTGAAAATGTGGGTGCCTATTACTGCATCAAAAGCTCGCTGGGACTGGATCCGAACAACTGGACCGAGGAGACGCTGATCGAGCTGGTCAACAACAATGAAGCCAGCACCATCTATGTGTTTGTGAATGACAAAAGCAATTTGCTGGCGCCGCTGGAGCCCATCATCCAAGCACGACAATACTCCGAAGTgataataccctgtaaaccgGCCATGCCCGAGACGGAGGTGCTGCTGACATTTAACAGTGAT ACATTTTCCAGTGAGACAGCCGCTCGATATGATCCGAAACGCGGCTTTGTTATCGAAATACGCAGCGTTACCGATGGCGGTGAATATTACTGCGAGCCCAAAATACCCTCGCCGGATAATGAAGAGGAAAGCACGATCATAGTTGTGCGCTTTATTGGTAACGGTCACATTGATA CATTCGGATTGGATGATAAGACTTTGGTGCCATCTATGATGTTAACTAACATAACGCACGATGAAATTAAGGTTATGGTTATCGCTGGTGAATCTATCAATGTTACTAACAGTGTAAATGATACCGTTGCACTAATAATATCTGGTGCTGGGCATGTTGCAAACGCTATCGATAACGTGATCGATAACGATATCGATAGCGATAACTATACCGATAACGTAACCACCGAGACCCTAGACCCAGAAACTGACTACTCATCCTCGTTATCATCATCCTCGTCCTCCTCGCCATCGTCGTCTTCTTCGCCGCGTCGTCCAAAGCGCAGCCCCACGAAGTTGGCCCCGATGCAACCCTTGCCCTCAAGGCAACCAAAAGGGC AAGCGACCGATCGCCTCAACAAGCCCATCATCAACTCGACATCGCGTGGCCATGTCTACGAGGGACAAACATTCCAGCTAGTCTGCGAACTGTCCGCACCGTACGGCGTTTCCTACGACATGCACTGGGTTGTTCCGGACAAGGTGGACAAG TTTCGCTACAACTATACCGAGGCGCTGTTCGACGAGCGGGCCAAGAATACCACCCACCGGGTGGGTCGCAGCAAGCTGACCGTGACAGATGCCAGGTTGACCGACAAAGGAGCCTACAAGTGTGTCGTGAGTGACTCGTTTAGGAATATGGAGTACGCTTCCTACAGGATGCATGTTATGC AGCCCAACTCGAGCTATCTGAAGGTGTCAGAGCCCTCGAATCACTATACGGTGCACGAGCATGTCAACCGTACTATCCAGATGACGGCCAACTTTGAGGGCTTTCCGCAGCCGACATTCAAATGGTACAAGCCCAACGGCATTGAGGTGTGGGACACCGAACAGAACTTTCAGATACTTGCCACCGAGACCAGCACAACGTTGAAAATCCTGAATGCCCAGCTGGAGGACAGCGGCAGCTATGTGCTCAAGGGCACCAATGGCATTGATGTCAAGCAGCTGAGCTTCAATGTGAGCGTCATTTCGGGACCTGTTCTCAGCATGGGTGATGTCTATGTGGTGGCCGGCCAGGAAGCCCATCTCAATTGCAGTGTCAAGTCGTTTCCTCAGGCTGTCGTCACATTTCTCTTCAAGCCCTGTAGCCTCAAGCCGCGCTGGCCATCGTGTGAGCTTGCTTCGCAAAACTTTAGC TCGGAAACAGTTCAGGAAGAATATCAG TATAAGACCAACACGCGTCCCGGATTGTTAAGCGTAGAGTCAATACACGAGGCCATTTTTACGCCCGATAAGCCTGGAATTATTATTTGTGTGGCGCAAAATCAGATCGACAATAAACTGGTTACATCACAGACCAGGGCACACGTACTTTTGGGCACAATTGCCGAGAACATTAGCATATCCGGCATGGATCCAAATCGCAAGATAGCCAAAGGTGATCAAGAGAGCTTCACTTGCGCCGCCTTGGCATATCATTTCGATGGAAATCTGGAATGGTATCTCGACGGCGAACTAATCAGCGAGGGTCCAG ATGTTGAGCTAGAAACGAACAGCACGGAATACTCCTACACAAAGACCCTCAAGTTCCATGCCATTGCTGACAAGGATCGCGGCACCTACGAATGCCGTGCCCGGTACATCAATGACCCGGATAAGTACGATAGTCGCGAGATTACCGTCTATGTCCACGATCCAAAGGCACCACAATGGTCCTACACGAATCTCAATGCCAAATCGAAAATCGAACGCAACTTGGGTGACTCGCTGATACTGGAGTGCAAATCGAAGGCTGTGCCGCAGGCGAAGGTGAGCTGGTACAAGGACGATGTGGAGCTGTTCGAGACGAATCGCACACACCTTGTGGAGGACGGCACCAAGCTGTTGATACCCCATCTCTATCCCAAACACGATGGCATCTATCGCTGTGTGGTCGCCAATCGCCTAGGCAGCATCGAGAACTCCGTGACCGTGGTGATTGCCA ATATTCCGGGCGTGAGCAAGTTATGGATTTGGGTGGGCGCCATCTTTTTCGGCGTACTGATTGCACTCTGCGCCTTCCTGGCCGTACGCTATCGGGAGGAGCGCAAAAATCATTTGGCCTTAAAGTCCGCGGGACTGGCCAACTTTGAAGAGGGCGATGTGGCGCAAATAAATCCGGCGCTGTCATTGGACGAGCAAGCGGAACTGCTGCCCTACAATCGTGAATTCGAGTTTCCGCGCGACAAACTGAAGCTGGGCAAGCAGCTGGGCGCCGGCGCCTTTGGTGTGGTCCTCAAGGGCGAGGCCGAGGGCATACGCAGCGATGAGCCCGTCAGCACCGTGGCCGTTAAAATGGTTAAACGCACCGCCGACGCGGAAGTGGTGCGCGCCCTGGTCTCCGAGCTGAAAATAATGGTGCATCTGGGACAACATTTGAATGTTGTTAATCTATTGGGCGCTGTTACTAAGAATATAGCAAAGC GCGAATTGATGGTCATTGTGGAATATTGTCGCTTTGGCAATATACAGAACTTTTTGTTGCGCAATCGCAAATGTTTTATCAATCAGATAAATCCCATAAATGATCGCATTGATCCCAGCATCATGACGCAACGTATTTCGGACAACTTTGATTTGCATCG AAACTCCGACAATGATCCACGGTCGGGCACCCGTGCCGGCCGCACCGTAACCGGCGGCAGCACCTACGATCGTCAGCTGGACACCTGCGCGACGGAGGCAACCGTGATGACCACAGTGCCAGAGG ATGAACATATCATGTCCAACAACTCGATACAACCCGCCTGGCGTTccaactacaagacagactcCACCGAGGCGATGACTGTGACCACCATCGACCTGGTCAGTTGGGCCTTTCAAGTGGCGCGCGGCATGTATTACCTATCCTCGAAGAAGGTACTACACGGCGATCTCGCAGCCCGTAACATACTGCTCTGCGAGGACAATGTTGTGAAGATCTGCGATTTTGGTCTGGCACGTTCCATGTACCGTGGTGATAACTACAAGAAGTCCG AGAGCGGCAAGCTGCCCATCAAATGGCTGGCGCTGGAATCCCTGAGCGATCATGTGTTCAGTACCTACAGCGATGTCTGGTCCTTTGGCATTGTGCTTTGGGAGTTCTTCTCGCTGTCCAAGGTGCCCTATCCGGGCATTGATCCCAATCAGGAGCTGTTCAACAAGCTAAACGACGGCTATCGCATGGAAAAGCCGCCATATGCCAATCAGGAACTCTACGAAATAATGCTCGAGTGCTGGAGGAAGag TCCCGAGAGCAGACCTTTGTTCCATGTGCTGGAGCGACGCCTTGCCAACATGTTGGGCGAGGATGTGGCCAAT CACTATCTGGATTTGAACGATCCGTATATGCGCTCGAATACGGAGTACATGAAGAATCGGCCCACGGACTATTTATCGCTAATGGGCTCGCCGGATGAGTTTGCACCAGCGGCGCCGCGCTATGTCAATGGGCACATAGTGCCCGATATAC GAATCGAAGCTTCACCCGATGATTACCTACAAATGAATGCCGAGAACAACACCGCCATATTTTCACCCACGCGTCCCAAGGGCGACGCGAATCAAAGCACAGAATTTGCCGATTTGCCAGCCATAGAAACAAACGAAACCTCTTTCACGTTCCCAGATACGCGAACCGTTGTGGGCCAACATTCGCCAACGCTGGCCAACAATATGGACAGCAGCGCACACAAGCCGTTGCGCCGAAAGAACGGCATGCCCACCGTGGATGCAGCGGATCAGGCACCCGAGGAGATACCCATGCTACATCGCACCTCCACATCGGATGGTGAACGCAGTCCCGAGCAGGCACGCCGCTTCCCTCAGGCGCTGAAGCAGCAATATGTTACGCCCACGCCCTCGCCACGTCATCACATCGAGACGACGCTAAACGGGAGCGGCGAGAACTATGTGAATGTGAAGCCGCCGCGTAAGAATCTTGTCAACAAATCTGCGCCcggtggcaacagcagcagcagcagcacagacGCCTTCTCCAATCCCAGCTACCAGCCGCTGACCGTTGTTAACGAGAAGCAAGAGCGTAGATATTAA